GAGCCGTCGCCGGGGCAGGGAGCCGGGGCCGGGAGCCGGGAGCCATGAGCAGGGAGCCGCAGAGCCGCCGGCGAGAGTCACCGGCGGCTCTGCGGCAGGGGCTCAGCCCTTCGCCGTCACCAGCTGCCTGAGGGCGATGTTGATCCGGAGGACGTTGACGCGGGGCTCGCCGACGAAGCCGAGGATCCGGCCGTCGGTGTGGTCGGCGACCAGCTTGTCGACCGTCGCGACGTCCAGCTTGTTCACCTCGGCGATCCGGTGGACCTGGAGCTTCGCGTACTCCGGGGAGATGTGCGGGTCCAGGCCGGAGCCGGAGGAGGTGACCGCGTCGGCGGGGACGTCCGCGGGCCTGACCGTGTACGAGGCGGTCGAGTTGTCCTTGACGACGGCGGCCTTCGCGTCCTGGACCCACCGGATCAGCTCCGCGTTGTCGCCCGAGCGGTTGGTGGCGCCGGAGAGGATGATCGAGTACCGGGTGTTGACGCTGTTGGAGCCCAGGCCGTTCGACGGGCGCGGCTGGAACCACCTCAGGTCCGGCGCGGCGGTCTCCTCGCCGTCCTTCGGGGGCAGGTCGTAGGTCTGGCCGATCAGTTCCGAGCCGACGACCTTGCCGCTCGCGTCGGTGACCTCGGAGCCGTTCGCCTTGTCGGGGAAGGCCACTTGGGCGATCCCGGTGACGGCCAGCGGGTAGAGGACGCCGCACACGACGGTCAGGACGAGCAGGGCGCGGAGGCCGGCCCAGAGCAGGCGTCCCGTGCTTCCTACGGAGTTGTTCATGGTCGTCAGCCGATTCCGGGGATGAGGGAGAGGAGCACGTCGATGATCTTGATGCCGATGAACGGGGCGATCAGGCCGCCGAGGCCGTAGATCCCCAGGTTCCGCCGGAGCATGGAGTCCGCGCTGGACGGCCGGTAGCGCACGCCCTTGAGGGCGAGCGGGACCAGCGCGACGATGATCAGCGCGTTGAAGACGACCGCGGAGAGGATCGCGGACTCGGGCGAGGTCAGGCCCATGATGTTGAGCCTGTCGAGGCTCGGGTAGGCGACGGCGAACATCGCGGGGATGATCGCGAAGTACTTCGCCACGTCGTTGGCGATCGAGAAGGTCGTCAACGCACCCCGGGTGATGAGGAGTTGCTTGCCGATCTCGACGATCTCGATGAGCTTGGTCGGGTTGGAGTCGAGGTCGACCATGTTGCCGGCCTCCTTCGCGGCCGACGTGCCCGTGTTCATCGCGACCCCGACGTCGGCCTGCGCGAGCGCGGGGGCGTCGTTGGTGCCGTCGCCGGTCATGGCGACGAGCTTCCCGCCCGCCTGTTCGCGCTTGATCAGGGCCATCTTGTCCTCGGGCGTCGCCTCGGCGAGGAAGTCGTCGACGCCCGCCTCCTCCGCGATGGCCTTCGCGGTCAGCGGGTTGTCGCCCGTGATCATGACCGTACGGATGCCCATGCGGCGCAGTTCGTCGAACCGTTCCCGCATGCCCTCCTTCACGACGTCCTTGAGGTGGACGACGCCGAGGACACGCGCGCCCTCGTCGTCCTCCAGAGCCACCAGCAGGGGCGTGCCGCCGGCCTGGGAGATCCGGTCCGTGAGCGCCTGCGTGTCCTCGGAGACACTGCCGCCCCGCTCCTTCACCCACGCCACGACCGAACCGGTCGCTCCCTTACGCACCTTGCGTCCGGCCCCGTGCTCGACGAGGTCGACGCCCGACATCCGGGTCTGGGCGGTGAACTCGATCCACTCGGCGTCGGTCAGCTCGCCCTGGTGGCGCTCGCGAAGGCCGTACCTCTCCTTGGCGAGGACCACGACCGAGCGGCCCTCGGGCGTCTCGTCGGCGAGCGAGGACAGCTGTGCGGCGTCGGCCAGTTCGGCCTCGGTCGTCCCGGACACCGGGACGAACTCCGAGGCCTGACGGTTGCCGAGGGTGATCGTGCCCGTCTTGTCGAGCAGCAGCGTGGAGACGTCACCGGCGGCCTCGACCGCCCGGCCCGACATCGCGAGGACGTTGCGCTGGACCAGTCGGTCCATGCCCGCGATGCCGATCGCGGAGAGCAGCGCGCCGATCGTCGTCGGGATCAGACACACCAGGAGCGCCGTGAGGACGATGAGCGAGGTCTGTTCGTCGGCGCCCGCGTAGATCGCGAACGGCTTGAGCGTCACGACGGCGAGCAGGAAGACGATCGTCAGCGAGGCGAGCAGGATGTTGAGGGCGATCTCGTTCGGCGTCTTCTGCCGGGCCGCACCCTCGACCAGGTTGATCATCCGGTCGATGAAGGTCTCGCCGGGCTTCGTCGTGATCTTCACGACGATCCGGTCCGACAGCACCTTCGTGCCGCCGGTCACGGCGCACCGGTCGCCGCCGGACTCGCGGATGACCGGGGCCGACTCACCGGTGATCGCGGACTCGTCGACCGACGCGACGCCCTCGACGACGTCACCGTCGCCGGGGATGATGTCGCCGGCCTCGCAGACCACCAGGTCCCCGATGCGCAGCTCCGTGCCCGGGACCCGCTCCTCGGCCGTGCCGGTGATCCGGCGGGCGACGGTGTCGGTCTTGGCCTTGCGCAGGGTGTCGGCCTGCGCCTTGCCGCGGCCCTCGGCGACCGCCTCCGCCAGGTTGGCGAAGATCGTGGTCAGCCACAGCCAGGCGGTGATCGCCCAGCCGAACCAGTCGCCCGGGTTCGTGACCGCGAGCACGGTCGTGACGACCGAGCCGATCAGCACCACGAACATGACGGGGGACGTGACCATGACGCGCGGGTCGAGCTTCTTTATCGCGTCCGGGAAGGACGTGACCAGCTGCTTCGGGTCGAACAGTCCGCCGCCGACGCGTCCGGCCTCGGCCGGCCGGCCGCTGGGCGGCCCGGACTGCGGGGGCCGGGTGGGAGTGATGGTGCTCATGCTGCGAGCCCTTCGGCGAGCGGTCCCAGCGCGAGGGCGGGGAAGTAGGTGAGACCGGTGATGATGAGGATCGTGCCGACCAGCAGGCCGGTGAACAGCGGCTTCTCGGTCCGCAGGGTGCCCGCCGTCTCCGGTACGGGCGTCTGCTCGGCCAGCGAACCGGCCAGCGCGAGGACGAACACCATGGGCAGGAAACGGCCGAGGAGCATCGCGATGCCGATGGTCGAGTTGAACCACTGGGTATCCGCGTTCAGACCCGCGAAGGCCGAACCGTTGTTGTTGGCACCCGAGGTGTAGGCGTAGAGGATCTCGGAGAAGCCGTGCGCGCCGGAGTTCGTCATCGAGTGCGACGGCGTGTCCAGGGCCATCGCCACGGCGGTGAAGCCGAGGACGAGGGCGGGAGTGACCAGGATGTAGCAGGCCGCGAACTTGATCTCGCGGGTGCCGATCTTCTTGCCCAGGTACTCCGGGGTGCGGCCGACCATCAGACCGGCGATGAACACCGCGATGATCGCCATGATCAGCATGCCGTAGAGGCCGGAGCCGACACCGCCGGGCGCGATCTCGCCGAGCTGCATGCCCAGCATGGTGATGCCGCCGCCGAAGCCGGTGTACGAGGAGTGGAAGGAGTTCACCGCTCCCGTCGAGGTCAGCGTGGTGGCGACCGCGAAGATCGACGAGCCGCCGATCCCGAACCGGGTCTCCTTGCCCTCCATCGCACCGCCGGCGATGTCGAACGCCGGTCCGTGGTGGGCGAATTCGGTCCACATCATGAGCGCCGTGAAACCGAGCCAGATCGCGGCCATCGTGCCGAGGATCGCGTATCCCTGCCTGAGCGAGCCGACCATGCGGCCGAAGGTCCGCGTCAGCGCGAAGGGGATGACCAGGATCAGATAGATCTCGAAGAGGTTCGACAGACCGCTGGGGTTCTCGAAGGGGTGGGCGGAGTTGGCGTTGAAGTAGCCGCCGCCGTTGGTGCCCAGCTCCTTGATGACCTCCTGCGAGGCCACCGCCCCGCCGTTCCACTGCTGTGATCCGCCGGTGAACTGCCCCACCTCGTGGATGCCGGCGAAGTTCTGGATGGCGCCGCACGCCACCAGTACCAGCGCGCCGATCACCGAGATCGGGAGCAGGACGCGGACCGTGCCGCGGACCAGATCCGCCCAGAAGTTGCCCAGCTCGCCGGTACGGGACCGGGCGAAGCCGCGTACCAGGGCGACCGCGACCGCGATGCCCACCGCGGCCGACAGGAAGTTCTGCACCGCGAGGCCGCCGGTCTGCACGACATGGCCCATGGCCTGTTCGCCGTAGTACGACTGCCAGTTGGTGTTCGCGACGAAGGAGGCGGCCGTGTTGAAGGCCTGGTCCGGGTCGATCGACACGAAGCCGAGCGAGCCGGGGAGCGAGCCCTGCACCCGCTGGAGCAGATACAGGAAGAGGACGCTCACCGCGGAGAAGGCCAGGACGCCGCGCAGATAGGCGGGCCAGCGCATCTCCATCGACGGGTCGGCGCCGATGCCCTTGTAGATCCACCTCTCCACCCGCAGGTGCCTGTCGGAGGAGTAGACCCTGGCCATGTGGTCACCCAGCGGCCGGTAGGAGAGGCCGAGCGCGACCAGGAGGGCGAGGAGCTGGAGGACGCCGGCGAGAACGGGACTCATGATCGGCCTCAGAACCTCTCGGGCTTGACGAGGGCGAGGACGAGGTAGCCCAGGAGGGCGGCGGCCACCAGCAGACCGACGATGTTCTCGGCACTCACAGCTTGGCCACCCCCTTGGCGATGAAGGCCACCAGCGCGAAGACCGCGATCGTGGTGACGACGAAGGCCACGTCGGCCATCGTGAGCTCCCGGATGCAGGAAGAAGGAAGAACGGATTCTCGGACAGGACGAGGAAACCTCTCCCCGGCCGCCCCGCCGCCGCCGTTGACGTGCCCCTAACGCCGTCCGTGCCCCTCTTGACGCGTCCCGTACGTCCGGGTGACCTGGCCCACGGGGTCGTGGGCCCTCCCGGTTCGGCGCTCGGCCATTGCCAGTGGCCGGAAGGGGACATATCTTCGAGCGACACCTACGGACCGGGATGCTCGTCAGTCCCGGGGCGGTCCGCCGTTCACGGGCCGGACGGCGGGGAGCGGAACCCTCGGGGACGACGGGGCCGCTGGACGCCGGGCGTACGGGATATCCGTATCCACGTACCCGCAGGAGCTGAGCAGCACATGAGCAAGCACGTCCTGGCGCAGAACCAGTACGGCAAGGCCGAGAACCGCATCGTCGCCGTGACCCGGAAGGGCAATGACGGCGCGTGGCACGAGATCCGCGACCTGAACGTGTCGGTGGCGCTGCGCGGCGAGTACCGCGAGGTCCATCTGACCGGCGACAACGGCAACTGCCTGCCGACCGACACCACCAAGAACACCGTCTACGCCTTCGCCAAGGAGCACGGCGTGGCCTCCCCCGAGGCCTTCGGCATCCTGCTGGCCAAGCACTTCGTGACCTCGCAGGCGGTGATCCACGAGGCGCAGATCCGGGTGGAGGAGTACGCCTGGGACCGGATCTCCGTCCCCACCCGCAAGGAGCAGCACTCCTTCGCCCGCAAGGGCCAGGAGGTCCGCACCGCGCAGATCACCTACTCGGCGAACACCGGGCTCCAGGTCCTCTCGGGCCTCAAGGACCTCACCGTCATGAACTCGACGAACTCCGAGTTCCACGGCTTCATCAAGGACGAGTACACGACGCTCCAGGAGGCGTACGACCGGATCCTCGCCACCAAGGTCACGGCGCGCTGGGCGAACTCGGCCCCGGCGGCCGCGGACGAGGAGCACGACTGGGACCGCTCGTACCAGAAGGTGCGCCGTCACATGCTGGAGGCGTTCGCGGAGACGTACAGCTACTCGCTCCAGCAGACGCTGCACGCGATGGCCGACCGGGTCCTGGACAACGTCTCCACGGTCAACGAGGTCCGGCTCAACCTGCCGAACAAGCACCACTTCCTGGTGGACCTGGAGCCCTTCGGCCTCACGAACGACAACGAGGTCTACTTCGCGGCGGACCGGATGTACGGCCTCATCGAGGGCACCATCCACCGTGACGGCGTGCAGCCGGTGATCGCGACCAGCGACTGGATCACCGCCTGAGCCGTCGGATCACCACAGCCTGGCCGTCTCCACTCCCAGCCATACGGCTCCGAGTCCGGCGGCCAGGCTCACGGCGACGTTGAGCACCGCGTGCCCCTTCGCCCCGTCCTCGGACAGCTTCAGCGTCTCGTACGAGAAGGTCGAGTACGTCGTGAGCGCGCCGCACAGACCCGTGCCGAGCAGCAGGGAGAGCCGGGCCGAGGCCACCCCGGTGAGCAGCCCGAGGAGGAACGAGCCGACGACGTTCACCGTGAAGGTGCCCCAGGGGAAGCCGGGGCCGAAGCGGGCGCGCGCCGCGCGGTCCGTGAGGTAGCGCAGGGGGGCGCCGACGGCGGCGCCCGCGACGACCAGCAGCCAGTTCACGCGCGCCCCACCCGGCCCCGTCCCGCCCTCGCGCGGACGGCCCTGGCGCCGGTCACCCCGGCCCGGACGGCGGCGAGCGCGGCGACCAGGGTGCCGCCCAGGTAGAGCAGCCCGCGCGTGGGGTCGCCGGCGTCCAGCAGCCGCTGGGTGTCGAGGGCGTACGTCGAGAAGGTGGTGAACCCGCCGCAGAACCCGGTGCCCAGGAAGGGCCGGAGAAGAGGGTGCGGGGGTGCCGTGGACCACTCGGTCGGCCGTTCCGTCAGCAGGACCATCAGCCCGCCGAGGAGCGCGCAGCCGACCACGTTCACCGTGAACGTCGTCCACGGGAAGGCGCCTTCCGGGGTGGGCAGGAGCAGCCCCGCGCCGTAGCGGGCGGACGCGCCGAGGGCCCCGCCGACGGCCACCACCCCGACGACCGGCAGTTCCGCGCGCAGTCCCATGGCCGCAAGCCTACGAGCGACGGGTCAAGGCGAGGCGCACAGGCACGGCCCCCGGCCTGGGGCATTAACCGGGGTCCGGCCCGTGCAGCCTCGCTCTGCGATGGTCCGGCCACGCCGTGCGACGGGTCAAAGCCGGGCCGGTGAGTCTGTCAGATCCCCCTCGGGGTATTCCGGAAGGCCGCGGCGAGGGGTGGGCCGGCCTTCGCCGGTGGACCGCGAGAGGCCCGTGGACACCCCTCCGACCTGCGACGACACGTCGGGAGGTGGTCCGGCCACCATCCGGCGGCCGATTCGGGTGCCGGGTACACCTCGCCGCCGGAGGCCGGGCCGGGCGACGGTGGTGGTGCAGCGGGAGGGAGCTGCGCAACCTTCGGGCAGGAGTGTCGTGAGTACATCCGTCGCAACCAAGCGCAGGGCCGTGACCGGGTCCGTTCCGCCGGCCGTTCCCCTGGACGTCGTCAGGTCCGTCGGCGCGCCCGGCTCGCGCGAGGACGTCTACGCCGAGCTGTGTGCCGCGCTGTTCTCCGGCTTCCCGCGCCGGGACCAGCGGCTGAAGGCCGAGCAGTATCTGCACGGCCTGCTCACCGCGCAGGGCCGCAAGTCCATCCGTAACATCGCCGCTCAGATAGGCGGTCCGGCCGCCGAGCAGAGCCTGCACCACTTCGTGTCCAGCTCCACCTGGGACTGGCAGCCGATGCGGGCGTCGCTCGCCCGGTACCTCGAACGGAACAGCTGCCCGCAGGCCTGGGTGGTGCGGCCGATGCCGATACCGAAGGCCGGGGAGCACTCGGTGGGTGTGGACCGGCGGTTCGACCCGGAGCGCGGGCAGGTCTTCCACGGCCAGCAGGCGTTCGGGGTGTGGTTCGCGAGCGACGAGCTGAGCGTGCCCGTCAACTGGCGTCTGTTCCTGCCGGATCCCTGGGTGAACGACCGCACGCGGCGCGACCGCGCGGAGGTTCCCCAGGAGGCCGGCGAGGAGACGCTGGAGGAGTGCGCCGTCGCGGCGGCGCTCGACACGGCCCGCTGGCCGGACGTGACCCGCAAGCCGGTGCTGCTCGACATCCGGGGCGGCGCGGGACGGGCGGCCCTGACCCGGCTCGCCGGTGCGGGCGTGCCGGTCGTGGCGCGGATCGGTCCGGGTTCCCGGCTGGCGATCGCCGACCGTTCGCTGCCCGGCTTCGGGGCGGGTCCGCTGTCGGCGCTGCAGATCCTGGAGTCGCTCAAGGGCCTGCGCAGGCCGGTGAGCTGGGTGGACACGGTGGCCGGCGCGCGGACCTCGCGCACCTCGCTGGCCACGGCGGTGCGGGTGGCGCTGCCCGCGCCGGGCGGCGAGCGGATGCGTCCGCTGGTGCTGCTCGGCGAGTGGGACGACCCGCGGCGGCCCCCGGCCCGGGTGTGGATCAGCGATCTGACCGGCTCGCCGGTCGGCTCGCTGCTGCGGCTGACGAAGCTGGCCCGCCGGGTGGAGCGGGACTTCGTGGAGGTCGGCGAGGGGGCGGGGCTCCGGGACTTCGTGGGCCGTTCGTTCCGAGGCTGGCACCGGCACATCACGCTGGCCTCGGCCGCCCACGCGGCGACGGTCATGGCCGCCACCGACTGGGAGGCGCCCTACGGTTCCGGCTACGGATCGGGACGTACGGCGCGTACGGCGAGCTGAGCCGCGCGGGCGGCCACGCGGGGCGGTACGGGGTCAGGCGTTCCGCTCCGGCGGGCCCGCCGCCGGCCGGCCCGGGTCCGCCGTGGCGCGGCCCCTGGCCAGCACCTCCCGGGTGCGCTGGAGGCGCAGCGCCAGCTGGACCTCCAGGACCTGGCCGGGTTTCTGCCACTCGGGGCCGAGGAGTTCACCGATCCGTTCCAGGCGGCGCGAGACCGTGTTGGGGTGGACGTGGAGCGCCTCGGCCGCGTTGGTCGGGCTGCCGCCGGAGGCGAAGTACGCCTCCAGGGTGTGGGTGAGATCGGTGAACCGCTCGGCGTCGTAGTCGAGCACGGGGCCGATCGCCGCCTCGACGAAGCCGTCGACGTCGTTGTCGTCGGAGAGCAGCAGGCCGAGGAAGCCCAGGTCCTGCACGGACGCCGCCGAGCCGGTGCCGCCGAGGGCGCTCATCGCGTCCAGGCAGCGTCCGGCCTCCTGGTGCATCCGGGCGACGCCGTCCGGGCTCTGCCCGGGTCCGGCGGCCGCGACGGAGACGGGGTGGCCGAGCAGCGGGGACAGTTCGTCGGCGACGGCTCTGGCGGCGGCGGAGGCGTCGATGCCGGGGAGGAGCAGCACGATGCAGCCGCCCTGCACGGTCTTCAGACCGCTGAGGCGGTACGCGTACGAGGACGCCCACACCACGGCCCTGCCCTGTTCGCCGCCCTCCGGCCGGGCGAGCACGAGGACGTGCGGTCTGCGCAGGTCGACGCCGAGGCGGCGGGCGCGCTGGGCGATCTGCTGGGGCGCGTGCGGCGGGTCGGCGATGAGGTCGTCGAGGAGTTCGTCGCGGACGGGTCCTTCGGCGACGGCGGTGGAGCGGCGCATGAGGAGGAGGAAGGCGACGGACTGGGCGGCGAGTTCGAGGAGCCGTTCGTCCTCGCCGGTGAGTCCTCCGGCGGCGCGGATGACGAGGCCGCCGAGATCCTCGGACCCGGCGATGACGGGGGCGACCCAGGTGTCGTCGTCGGCGAGGACGGGGCGGCGGCGGGCGTGCGCGTCGAGCGAGGCCGTGGCGACGGCCTCCTCGACGAGGCCGGGTATGTCTCCGGCGGTGGCGAGGCAGCGGCCGCCCTGGTCGCGGATCATCACCGTGGCGTCGAGGGCGTCGGCGGCGGCCTTGGCGACGCTGCCGAGGTCCCCGCCGGCGAGGACCAGGCTCATGATCCGGCCGTGGGCCTCGCTGACGTGCCGCATCCGGGTGAGGCTGCTGCGGACCCGGGAGCTGTCCCGTTCGAGTTCGGAGACCTCGGCCCGTGTGCGGTCGAGCAGTCCGGCCTTCTCGACGGCGAGTGCGGCGAGGTCGGCGAGCGCGGTGAGGAGCCCGATCTCCTCGCCGGTGTGGTGGCGGACCCGCCGGTCGGCTCCGTGCAGGACGCCGATCACCGTGTCGCCGCTGCGCAGCGGTGCGGCCATGATCGCGTGCAGGTCCTCGGCGCGCAGGGCCGCCTCGGCGGCCTCGTCGAAGGCGGGGGCGTGGACGCCGGCGTCGAGGGAGCCGGAAGGAGCGAAGCGTTCGTCGGCGAGGTAGTCGGCGGTCCACACGGCCTCGCCGTGCGACTGGACGGCGCCGCCGAGTCCGTACCCCTCGGCGATCCGCAGACCGGGGGCGATCCTCGGGCCGCCGGCCTGTCCGGTGCGGGAGCCCTCGGTGGTGTGGACGTAGCAGGCTCCGTGCGGGCCACGCAGGGTCACGTACGCCAGGTCGAGGCCGAGGAGCCGCCGGGCCCGGCGGGTGATCACGCGCAGCAGGCTGTCGAGGTCGTACGACAGGGTGAGGTCGCGGGCGGTGTCGCTGAGCGTGGCGAGTCCGGCTTCGCGGCGCGCGTCCTGCTCGCGCCGGGCGTTCACCTCGTCGGCGAGGGCGACGGCCCGTTCGAGGCGGTCGAGTTCCACTCCTGCGAGTCCGGTGCGCCGGGCGTCGTCGAGGAGGGTGTCGAACCGGGCGGGCGGCGCCTGCCGGGCCAGCAGTTCGAGGACTCCGAGCAGCGCGTCGGCACCACCCGCTCCGTCCGCGCCGTGCATGGTCATGGCCCCGTCCCCCGTGGTCGAGCGAAATCGGGCACCTGGGAGGAAACCCGTACTGCTCGCCGAAAGTAATTCGGCTTCGGAAGTCGGTCAACGGTGAGTTCCCGCACTTCGTTCCCGGTGAAGGCCCCGGGAAGGCGTCCGGCTGGTCAGACCGGCCGTCCTCCGGGGGCTGTGATGTCGATCGGGCGGCCGCGTTCCGGGCCGCGTCGGGGCGTCAGCCCACGGAACCCGCCGGTACGAGCCGGGCTCGCGCGGGGCTGAACTGGGCGGGGACGCGGGACGCGTAGAGCGGGCGGACCTCGGTGTTCCGTACGGCGAGGACCGAGCGCTGGAGGCGGCGCAGCCGCGCCGAGGGCTCCATGCCGCTCTCCCCCTTGAGGGCCGCGCGCAGCCGCTCGTACACGGTGAGGGCCTCGTCGTGCTGGCCGCAGCGCAGCAGGGCCACCATGTAGTGGGCGTGGAGGGGCTCGTTGGTGCGGTAGCGGGCGACGAGCCCGGAGAGTTCGGAGACGAGGTCGGCGTGCCGGCCGAGGCCCAACTGGGCTTCCACCCACTGGTCGAGGACGCTCAGCCGCGAGGTCTCCAGGCGCTCGACCTCTCTGCGGAGGCGGGGCCCGGCGGCGACGCCCGCGTAGGGTTCGCCGCGCCACAGGGCGAGTGCCTCGCCGAGGCGGAGCGCGGCGCGGGCGAGGTCGCCGGCCTCCATGGCGCGGTATCCGGCGCCGGCCGCGCGCTCGAACTGCCGGACGTCGTTGGTGCCGCCGCCGGTGTCGAGCCGGTAGCCGCCGGGCTGGGAGACGAGGATCGCTTCGGCGGTGCGCCGGTCGGACCAGCCGGGCCCGGGCTCCGCCGAGGGGGCGCCGCGCAGGGCGCCGGTGATCAGGGTGCGCAACTCGGCTATGTGGGACTGGAGTTCGGCGCGGGCGCCGCGCGGCGCACCGGACGGCCAGAGCTCCTCGGTGAGCACCGTCACGGGGACGACCTGGTCGGCGCTGGCCGTGAGCAGGGCGAGGAGCTGCCGGGGCGCGGCGGCTGTCGGCGTGATCGACACCCCGTGCTCACGTACCGACAGTCCCCCCAGAATCCGGACGTCCACCTTGCCCCCTCCATGCCTGTGCGGTGTCAGCGCGCGGGATGACTCTCGATGATTAGAAAAGACCCCCGTAGGCATGTCAATAAGAAACCGGAGGGTACGGAAACCCAACCCGGGATATCGGGGTGATTCACCCCCTTTGGGGGGCTATAAGGACGTAAGATTTTCGTCACTGGCGCAGACCGACACATGCCTGAAGACTGTTTCCGGACTCGTAGGTACGCTTTCGCGGGACCCTTGTGGATGTTGAAGAGGCCGACACGCGCGAGTTCACGCCAGAAACAGTCCACCGGGTACGGTTCCGCGGCCGGTCGGCTGCTCACGCGACCGCCGGGCAGTCCGCGGGGGCTGCCCGGCGAGCCGGGAGCGGCAGGGCCGGGAAGGAAGGGGCGGGGCCGTGCGCTAGACGACGGCCGCGGCGGTCAGCAGGCCGAACGCCACGACGATCAGGGGCGTACGGATCCCGTGGAAGCCGTTCCAGCGCTTCTCGAAGGCGGACCGGACGGCCGCCGGCTCGCCACCGGTGGCCTCGGAAGCGGCCAGCGCGTTGTTCAGCGGGACGTTGCCCCCGATGGTGACCGCGTGGTTGAGGGCCGCGCACACGAGGCCCGCGAGCACCAGCCACTTCTGGGTGTCGGTCCGTCCGTCGACGGGGACGAGGAACGCGGCGACGGGGAAGGCGACCACTCCGAGGAAGACGCTCAGGAACACGCCCCTCGGGACGGCCTCGTTGATCCGGCGCATCGCGGTGACGAACTCGGCGTCCGTCAGACGGGCGAGCGCGGGCATGATCCCGGTCTGGAAGATCAGCATGAAACCGGCGTAGAGGCCGGTGCATCCGATGGCGAGGGCGAGCAGCAGGGAGGCCATGCGGCCATTCTCACCCGCTGCCCGCCCCACGTGTCAGCTGTACGGATCTCCGGATTTCGACTCACCCTCGTGGACGGCCCCTTCGGCCGGCCCGCGAAGCCCGTCGGCCTGCCGTACGGCCTCGGCCAGCTCCCGCACCACCGCGGAGCCCGACCGGCCGGCGATCGACTCGGCGCGCTCCGCGAGCACCCGGAGACCCGGGGCGCCCGGCAGGTCGCCGCCGCGCAGGGCGTCCGCGAAGTAGGCGCTGATCGC
This sequence is a window from Streptomyces sp. NBC_00691. Protein-coding genes within it:
- a CDS encoding AfsR/SARP family transcriptional regulator codes for the protein MDVRILGGLSVREHGVSITPTAAAPRQLLALLTASADQVVPVTVLTEELWPSGAPRGARAELQSHIAELRTLITGALRGAPSAEPGPGWSDRRTAEAILVSQPGGYRLDTGGGTNDVRQFERAAGAGYRAMEAGDLARAALRLGEALALWRGEPYAGVAAGPRLRREVERLETSRLSVLDQWVEAQLGLGRHADLVSELSGLVARYRTNEPLHAHYMVALLRCGQHDEALTVYERLRAALKGESGMEPSARLRRLQRSVLAVRNTEVRPLYASRVPAQFSPARARLVPAGSVG
- a CDS encoding anthrone oxygenase family protein — protein: MASLLLALAIGCTGLYAGFMLIFQTGIMPALARLTDAEFVTAMRRINEAVPRGVFLSVFLGVVAFPVAAFLVPVDGRTDTQKWLVLAGLVCAALNHAVTIGGNVPLNNALAASEATGGEPAAVRSAFEKRWNGFHGIRTPLIVVAFGLLTAAAVV
- a CDS encoding helix-turn-helix domain-containing protein, translating into MTMHGADGAGGADALLGVLELLARQAPPARFDTLLDDARRTGLAGVELDRLERAVALADEVNARREQDARREAGLATLSDTARDLTLSYDLDSLLRVITRRARRLLGLDLAYVTLRGPHGACYVHTTEGSRTGQAGGPRIAPGLRIAEGYGLGGAVQSHGEAVWTADYLADERFAPSGSLDAGVHAPAFDEAAEAALRAEDLHAIMAAPLRSGDTVIGVLHGADRRVRHHTGEEIGLLTALADLAALAVEKAGLLDRTRAEVSELERDSSRVRSSLTRMRHVSEAHGRIMSLVLAGGDLGSVAKAAADALDATVMIRDQGGRCLATAGDIPGLVEEAVATASLDAHARRRPVLADDDTWVAPVIAGSEDLGGLVIRAAGGLTGEDERLLELAAQSVAFLLLMRRSTAVAEGPVRDELLDDLIADPPHAPQQIAQRARRLGVDLRRPHVLVLARPEGGEQGRAVVWASSYAYRLSGLKTVQGGCIVLLLPGIDASAAARAVADELSPLLGHPVSVAAAGPGQSPDGVARMHQEAGRCLDAMSALGGTGSAASVQDLGFLGLLLSDDNDVDGFVEAAIGPVLDYDAERFTDLTHTLEAYFASGGSPTNAAEALHVHPNTVSRRLERIGELLGPEWQKPGQVLEVQLALRLQRTREVLARGRATADPGRPAAGPPERNA